Proteins from a genomic interval of Amycolatopsis sp. cg13:
- a CDS encoding extracellular solute-binding protein: MSAPTRIRRIARKRGSLLLSAVAASTLLATAACGAAAPAGGGDAAAPPNKDDKLTITVYSKFTDREYGVVTKALDKLKAKFPNITIKHEGNQDDDKLTQSIRGGNPPDVAISFYTDNLGAWCSTGSFQDLKPYIERDKIDLEQIPQAVRDYTSYQGKRCAMPMLADVYGFFYNKTQFAAKGIAGPPKNTTELFEDVKKLTEFNPDGSIKTAGFLPSMPFYANQAQYWAPNFGAKFLGPDGKSSLASSPGWKEMFEFQKKLIDFYGGHEKVEKFKAGLGDEYSKDNGFQSGKLSMIYDGEFRTAFLKAQMPSLDYGTAPAPVLDSLAGQYGGGFGTGTIIAIPKGAKNPGAAWELIKQASLDTDTLVEMANGLNNVPSTKDSLNSPNLKMPPQFKTFTDIYNSGKLVANPTTPIGDAFLKAVNDFAEKWQAGSVPDLDAGLKKVDAQINDELAQKGSGG, encoded by the coding sequence ATGTCCGCTCCCACCCGCATCCGGAGAATCGCGCGCAAGCGCGGGTCTCTGCTGCTCAGCGCCGTCGCGGCGAGCACGCTGCTGGCCACCGCCGCGTGCGGTGCCGCCGCGCCCGCAGGCGGCGGCGACGCCGCGGCCCCGCCGAACAAGGACGACAAGCTCACCATCACCGTCTACAGCAAGTTCACCGACCGCGAGTACGGCGTGGTCACGAAGGCGCTGGACAAGCTCAAGGCGAAGTTCCCCAACATCACCATCAAGCACGAGGGGAACCAGGACGACGACAAGCTCACCCAGTCGATCCGCGGCGGCAACCCGCCGGACGTGGCGATCTCCTTCTACACCGACAATCTCGGCGCGTGGTGTTCGACGGGCAGCTTCCAGGACCTGAAGCCCTACATCGAGCGGGACAAGATCGATCTCGAGCAGATCCCGCAGGCGGTCCGCGATTACACGTCGTACCAGGGCAAGCGGTGCGCGATGCCGATGCTCGCCGACGTGTACGGGTTCTTCTACAACAAGACGCAGTTCGCGGCCAAGGGCATCGCGGGCCCGCCGAAGAACACCACGGAACTGTTCGAGGACGTCAAGAAGCTCACCGAGTTCAACCCGGACGGTTCGATCAAGACCGCGGGCTTCCTGCCGTCGATGCCGTTCTACGCCAACCAGGCGCAGTACTGGGCGCCGAACTTCGGGGCCAAGTTCCTGGGCCCGGACGGCAAGTCGTCGCTCGCTTCCAGCCCCGGCTGGAAGGAGATGTTCGAATTCCAGAAGAAGCTCATCGACTTCTACGGCGGGCACGAGAAGGTCGAGAAGTTCAAGGCCGGTCTCGGTGACGAATACTCGAAGGACAACGGGTTCCAGTCCGGCAAGCTGTCGATGATCTACGACGGCGAGTTCCGCACCGCGTTCCTCAAGGCCCAGATGCCTTCGCTCGACTACGGCACCGCGCCCGCTCCGGTGCTCGACAGCCTGGCCGGCCAGTACGGCGGCGGGTTCGGCACCGGCACGATCATCGCGATCCCGAAGGGCGCGAAGAACCCCGGCGCGGCGTGGGAGCTGATCAAGCAGGCCTCGCTCGACACCGACACCCTCGTCGAGATGGCCAACGGCCTGAACAACGTGCCCAGCACCAAGGATTCGCTGAACTCGCCGAATCTGAAGATGCCGCCGCAGTTCAAGACCTTCACCGACATCTACAACAGCGGCAAGCTGGTCGCCAACCCGACCACGCCGATCGGCGACGCGTTCCTCAAGGCGGTCAACGACTTCGCCGAGAAGTGGCAGGCCGGGTCGGTTCCCGATCTGGACGCGGGCCTCAAGAAGGTCGACGCGCAGATCAACGACGAGCTGGCGCAGAAGGGCTCCGGCGGATGA
- a CDS encoding 6-phospho-beta-glucosidase, whose product MKLAVVGGGSTYTPELIDGIAGRRASLDVDEIVLIDPDAYRVEAVGDFSQRLLNHAGHSARVRTTANLEEGVDGASAVLIQLRVGGQKARASDETFPHLCGCVGQETTGAGGLAKALRTVPVVLDIAERVRKVAGDDTWIVNFTNPVGIVTRALLQEGHRAVGLCNVAINLQRKFAKLLGASTGDVKLVHTGLNHLSWERGVLVDGVDRLPELLAQHAEYLGEEVSVPVEWMQRMQAVPSYYLKYYYSHDAQVAKQQTERPRAEVVSDVEEELLKIYLDPEQVTKPESLEKRGGAYYSEAAVQLVHALTSGGGAEEHVVNVRNNGTFNFLPDDAVIEVSSTVDSAGATPIPQAPVDQRFAGLIAGVTAYEYLALDAAIKGGRDRVADALLAHPLVGQYTKADQLADELVARNRDFLPWARA is encoded by the coding sequence ATGAAACTGGCAGTGGTCGGCGGTGGGTCCACCTACACGCCGGAGCTGATCGACGGCATCGCCGGGCGGCGGGCCTCGCTCGACGTCGACGAGATCGTGCTGATCGACCCGGACGCGTACCGGGTCGAAGCGGTCGGCGATTTCAGCCAGCGGCTGCTGAACCACGCGGGACACTCAGCCCGCGTGCGCACCACCGCGAACCTGGAGGAGGGCGTCGACGGCGCGTCGGCGGTCCTCATCCAGCTGCGCGTCGGCGGGCAGAAAGCCCGTGCGTCGGACGAGACGTTCCCGCACCTGTGCGGTTGTGTCGGCCAGGAAACGACCGGTGCGGGCGGCCTGGCGAAGGCGCTGCGCACGGTGCCGGTGGTGCTGGACATCGCCGAACGCGTGCGCAAGGTCGCCGGCGACGACACCTGGATCGTCAACTTCACCAACCCGGTCGGCATCGTCACCCGCGCGCTGCTGCAGGAGGGCCACCGGGCGGTCGGCCTGTGCAACGTCGCGATCAACCTGCAGCGCAAGTTCGCGAAGCTGCTCGGCGCCTCGACCGGCGACGTCAAGCTGGTCCACACTGGACTGAATCACCTGAGCTGGGAGCGTGGCGTCCTGGTCGACGGCGTCGACCGGCTGCCGGAACTCCTTGCCCAGCACGCGGAATACCTCGGCGAAGAGGTCAGCGTGCCGGTCGAGTGGATGCAGCGGATGCAGGCCGTTCCGTCGTACTACCTCAAGTACTACTACTCGCACGACGCGCAGGTCGCGAAGCAGCAGACCGAGCGTCCGCGCGCCGAGGTGGTCAGCGATGTCGAGGAAGAGCTGCTGAAGATCTACCTCGACCCGGAGCAGGTCACGAAGCCGGAGTCGCTGGAGAAGCGCGGCGGTGCGTACTACTCGGAGGCGGCGGTGCAGCTCGTGCACGCACTCACCTCCGGTGGCGGCGCCGAGGAGCACGTGGTGAACGTCCGCAACAACGGCACGTTCAACTTCCTGCCGGACGACGCGGTGATCGAGGTTTCGTCCACTGTGGATTCCGCAGGCGCGACCCCGATCCCGCAGGCCCCGGTCGACCAGCGGTTCGCCGGGCTGATCGCCGGGGTCACGGCCTACGAGTACCTGGCCTTGGACGCCGCGATCAAGGGCGGCCGGGACCGGGTCGCGGACGCGCTGCTCGCGCACCCGCTGGTCGGCCAGTACACCAAGGCGGACCAGCTCGCGGACGAACTCGTCGCACGCAACCGGGATTTCCTGCCCTGGGCGCGGGCATGA
- a CDS encoding carbohydrate ABC transporter permease, protein MTTLSAPPRPAPPVHPREKFKRRWDKKLSFVATHAVGIALGLIFMLPLLFVFLTSVMKSDQAMTSSLWPTEWHFENFVEVFRKAPLLEYFGNSFLYSALATIGALVSAIPAAYGLAKLRWRGQNLCFMLVVVAMMLPPQVTVVPLYDLWVRLGFTGTLVPLIVPYFFFDAFSIFLLRQFFLTIPKDYLEAAKIDGCNEFRVLTRVLIPMAKPGIAATAMFCFLFTWNDYFGPLLYTGENKDNWPLSLAIASFRGMHHVEWNLTMAATALIMLPVIVLFVFAQKSFVKGITFTGVKG, encoded by the coding sequence ATGACGACGCTTTCGGCACCGCCGCGTCCGGCTCCTCCGGTGCATCCGAGGGAGAAGTTCAAGCGGCGCTGGGACAAGAAACTGTCCTTTGTGGCCACGCACGCGGTCGGCATCGCGCTCGGCCTGATCTTCATGCTGCCGCTGCTGTTCGTCTTCCTCACCTCGGTGATGAAGAGCGACCAGGCGATGACGTCGAGCCTGTGGCCGACCGAATGGCATTTCGAGAACTTCGTCGAGGTGTTCCGGAAGGCCCCGTTGCTGGAGTACTTCGGCAACAGCTTCCTGTATTCGGCGCTGGCGACGATCGGGGCGCTGGTCTCGGCGATCCCGGCGGCGTACGGGCTGGCGAAACTGCGGTGGCGCGGGCAAAACCTGTGCTTCATGCTCGTCGTCGTCGCGATGATGCTGCCGCCGCAGGTCACTGTCGTTCCGCTGTACGACCTGTGGGTGCGGCTCGGTTTCACCGGCACGCTGGTGCCGCTCATCGTGCCGTACTTCTTCTTCGACGCCTTCTCGATCTTCCTGCTGCGGCAGTTCTTCCTCACCATTCCGAAGGACTACCTGGAAGCGGCGAAGATCGACGGCTGCAACGAGTTCCGGGTGCTCACGCGGGTGCTGATCCCGATGGCGAAGCCGGGGATCGCGGCCACCGCGATGTTCTGCTTCCTGTTCACCTGGAACGACTATTTCGGCCCGCTGCTCTACACGGGCGAGAACAAAGACAACTGGCCGCTTTCACTGGCGATCGCGTCCTTCCGAGGCATGCACCACGTCGAATGGAACCTCACGATGGCCGCCACCGCGCTGATCATGCTGCCGGTGATCGTGCTGTTCGTGTTCGCGCAGAAGTCGTTCGTCAAGGGCATCACGTTCACGGGAGTCAAGGGATGA
- a CDS encoding carbohydrate ABC transporter permease, with amino-acid sequence MTTLTTAETGTPAASNQARRGSPRAKRRRTVFWFMAPATLGFLIFFAYPLGATLFYSFTRYDLINPPQWIGFDNYVRMFTSEPLVKTAAYNTLWLVIILTVCRVLFSLGVASVISRLKSGVGIVRTLCYLPALAPPAAATLAFVFVFNPEFGPVNRFLRLVGIDGGLWFNSPEMSKPALTLLALWGSGELMIIILAALLDVPQEQYEAAELDGAGPVRRFWHVTLPSISPVLLFGVVNSMIYALQFFTQAIVAASASAGTADVAGNSKLIGAPENSTLTYPIWLYVQGFRYFNMGYAAAMAVLLFLVSAGFTWILVRQMRKTQHQEDGA; translated from the coding sequence ATGACCACGCTGACCACAGCGGAAACCGGAACCCCTGCCGCGTCGAACCAGGCGCGGCGGGGGTCTCCCCGGGCCAAGCGCCGGCGCACGGTGTTCTGGTTCATGGCACCGGCGACGCTCGGGTTCCTCATCTTCTTCGCCTACCCGCTCGGCGCGACGCTGTTCTACTCGTTCACCCGCTACGACCTGATCAACCCTCCACAGTGGATCGGGTTCGACAACTACGTGCGCATGTTCACCAGCGAACCGCTGGTGAAAACCGCCGCGTACAACACGTTGTGGCTGGTGATCATCCTGACCGTGTGCCGGGTGCTGTTCTCGCTCGGCGTGGCGTCGGTGATTTCGCGGCTGAAGTCGGGCGTCGGCATCGTCCGCACGCTCTGCTATCTGCCCGCGCTCGCCCCGCCCGCGGCCGCGACGCTCGCGTTCGTCTTCGTGTTCAACCCGGAATTCGGCCCGGTGAACCGATTCCTGCGGCTCGTGGGCATCGACGGCGGATTGTGGTTCAACAGCCCGGAAATGTCGAAGCCCGCGCTGACCCTGCTCGCGTTGTGGGGTTCGGGCGAGCTGATGATCATCATCCTGGCCGCGTTGCTGGACGTTCCGCAGGAGCAGTACGAGGCGGCGGAACTCGACGGGGCAGGCCCGGTGCGCCGGTTCTGGCACGTGACGCTGCCGTCGATCTCGCCGGTGCTGCTGTTCGGCGTGGTCAACTCGATGATCTACGCGCTGCAGTTCTTCACTCAAGCGATCGTCGCGGCGTCTGCTTCGGCGGGCACGGCAGACGTCGCGGGGAACTCGAAACTGATCGGTGCGCCGGAAAACTCGACGCTGACGTATCCGATCTGGTTGTACGTGCAGGGTTTCCGGTATTTCAACATGGGTTACGCGGCGGCGATGGCCGTTTTGCTGTTCCTGGTTTCCGCGGGCTTCACGTGGATTCTGGTGCGGCAGATGCGTAAGACGCAACATCAGGAGGACGGCGCATGA